ACTCTCTGGGATCATGAAAAGATAAAGGGCTTTCTTTATAAAGGAAAGTTCTCAAGAAAGCCCTCTTCCTGGAGTGTAAAAAAAATTCCAGTTTGAGTCTACTTGTTTGAATGATATCTGGTTAATTTGCTGTCGCTGCAGCTCGCTCCTCATGGGTCATAAGGGCCAATCGCTCAACTTCTTTTTCATCTAGTCCCAACCCCTTAGCCACTCGACGTCCATAATCAGGATCAGCCTTGAAAAACAGCGCTGTCTGCCTCAACTGCAAACGCTTTAAAGCCCCACCCAAATGGGCCACTATGTTGCCAACAATATTTTCCCTGTCCTGATCTTTCATCACATTCCGGTAAAGATTCCCCGCTTGAACAAAATCATCATTAGGGTGTTGGTATGGGTGATGGCCGGCTAGGCCCTCGACTTCATAGTTGGGTTCCAGGAATGATGAATCAGGAGCCGGGCCACCAAAACTGTTTGGCCAATAATTGGGTCCGTCGCCGCCGTTAGTGTCGGTTCTCATGAATCCATCCCTTTGATAGTTCTTTTCCGGGGCGTATTTTGAGGCGTTCACTGGTATTAGATGATAGTTAGGTCCCAATCTATGTACATGAGTATCATGATAGGAAAAAAGACGGGCCTGCAGCATCTTGTCAGGTGAGGCCGCTACTCCTGGAACAAGGTTTCCCGGACCGAACGCTGACTGCTCAACCTCGGCGAAATAATTTAACGGATTTTGGTTTAGCACGAGTTTCCCAACGGTTATCGGGGGTACATCTGAGTGTGGCCAAACCTTGGTGACGTCGAAAATATCAAAACGATAATCTTTGCCTTGTTCGGGAGTCATGATTTGAACTTCGAGGGTCCATGATGGATAGTTACCCGCTTTAATGGCCTCGAAAAGGTCCCGGGTCGCGTGATCCGGATCAGAGGCCCGAACTTTTTCCGCTTCCAGCCGAGTTAAATTCTTGATCCCCTGATCGGTCTTGAAATGAAGCTTGACCCAAAAATATTTCCCTTTTTCATTGTACCATTTGAAAGTATGGCTGCTATATCCGTTCATGTTACGGAATGTCGCGGGCACGCCTCTGTCTGAAAAAAGTATTGTGACTTGATGAATGGATTCCGGGGTTAGGGAGAGAAAGTCCCAAAACATATTTGGATCTTTGAGATTGGTGGCAGGATTACGTTTTTGAGTGTGAATGAAATCTGAGAATTTTAGAGGATCCCGGATAAAGAAAACCGGGGTGTTGTTTCCCACCATATCAAAATTGCCATCTTCCGTATAAAACTTAAGGGCAAATCCCCTCGGATCACGTTCAGCGTCAGCGGATCCTTTTTCGCCTCCCACCGTAGAAAAACGGGCAAGTACCTCTGTTTTCTTTCCAATTTGAGATAGAAAACGGGCTTTAGTGAATTTGGTTACATCACCCGTAACTTCAAAGTAGCCATGAGCGCCCGCCCCTTTGGCGTGGACGACTCGCTCCGGAATACGTTCCCTGTCAAAATGAGCCAATTTCTCTATCAGATGCATGTCCTGAATTAGAACTGGCCCTCTCTTCCCAGCGGTCATACTATTTTGATCATCGCCTACCGGGATTCCAAAAGCAGTCGTCAATATTTTCTTTTTGTCCGACATTTATGGATACCTCCTTTTTTCGTGTGGCGCAGAATCGCTCCCTGTTCATAACGAGTGAGAAAAAGTAATAATTTCACCGAAGTTAGTTTTTTCACTGTCCTTGTTGGACATAGGACATTCCGGTAAACACTTGTATCAAGAAAGCCATTCACTTAAAAATCTGGAGTTGATCGTTTTCACACAGCAGATCTGATGTGAAATCGGAGCAAGAATCATTCGAAGATTTGGCCTATACATGGTCTCCAAAGTATTGTGAGTCATGCATTAGTTAGGAAATATTATTACCTAGTAATTAATCCAATATGGGCTACATGTCAAGTCGTCCCAAAAAGCTCTTCTCAAAAATTGGGACAACCCGGACCAATTATCGTTCTGTAGAATGATGTTTAGGTAGAGAAAGTTCTCATTTACAAACGCTACGCAACAGAGAAAGTTGAGATTAATACTCATTCTCGCCTGAATGGACCGTAACTCGGTATTGGGAAAAGAATTTCTGATCTTTCAACAACATTTAGCATTCATCAAGAATCTTGCGGATCTGATCAAGCAATCGGGCCATATCAAATGGCTTCTTGATGAAATTCGAAGTCCCGGCTTGCTTCAAATCCTCAGCTATCGCTTCCTCGGGCTGTCCGCTTGCAATAATCACCTTAACATTCGGGTTCATGTTCCTCAAAGCTTCAAGGCATTGTTTCCCGCTCATCCCCGGCATGATCAGATCCAGGACGATCAGTCTGATTTCTTCCCGATGTTTTTCATAGAGTTCTAAAGCGTTTCTAGCATTTGACGCTGTGATAAGCTTGTAATTGGCTCGTTTTAAAAAACGTGAAGTTAATTCCAGAAGATTGGACTCATCGTCAATCAAGAGTATGGTTTCACCTCGTCCTCTCCGTGGTTCTCTCTTCTCAGAATGTTGTTCTTGAGGAAGTTCCCCACTCATTGGGAAATAGATCCTGAATGTCGTTCCGACTGTCGGCTGGCTATCGCAAACAATCCTTCCTCCATGCTGTTCCACGATCCCACGAACCACTGAGAGCCCAAGCCCTGTTCCTTTACCCGGCGGCTTGGTGGTGAAGAATGGTTCAAAAATTCGATTTATCATCTTTTTGTCCATTCCGGTTCCTGTGTCTGAAACCGATATTTGCGCATATCTTCCGGGTTTTGTGTTAGGGTAGGCTCTACAGTATTGATCATCCAACACAACGTTTTGTGTCTTGACAGTAAGTGTGCCCCCATCCGGCATGGCGTCCCTAGCGTTTATCGCAAGGTTCATCAATAATTGATCGATCTGATTCGGGACCCCATTTATCGCCCACAAATCATCGGCTAAGGAAAGATCTATTTGTATCATTTTGGCTATTGACCGGGCCAAGATCGAATGAACCTGCTTAACAAGTCTATTGAGATCAATCGCTTCAGTGTTTGATAGTGTCTTCCTGCTGAACATCATCATCCCCTTGATCAGTTCAGCGCCACTTTGAACCGACTGTTTTATTTTCTCCATATCCGATTTTATATTCTGAGGCACATCCTTGTTCAAAAGGACCAGGTCTACGTAACCGCCAATAACCTGTAGCTTGTTGTTGAAGTCATGAGCGAATCCACCCGCCAGAGTTCCCATAGCTTCCATTTTCTGGGCCTGAAGCAGTTCTTTTTGAAGCTCAAGCTGTTTGGTTACATCATGCGTTACCGCTACAAAGTTCTTCAGCTTCCCTGTTTTGTTATAAACCGGGGAAACGGAAACGTCTTCATGGTATTCCGTCCCATCTTTCCTCTTGCTGATTAACCTCCCCGACCAGACCTTTCCAGATTCAATTGCAATGTTGGCATAATGAAAGTCACTCCTGAATATACTGGGAGTCCGGCCAAGAAGTTCGTTACGGCTGTATCCGCTCAGGATTTCTAGTGCCGGGTTTACGTATTGAATTGCCGCATGGGCGTCAGTAATAATGAAACCATCCGCAGCTTGTTCAATAGCTGCGAAAAGCAGTCTGTGGCTTTCCTCGGCGCGCTTAAGATTTGTGACGTCATGAATTATCCCGAACACTAAGTTCTTTTCGGGGTCATAATGGGCTATTGAATGAATATCAATGACTTGGTCGTCATTTGCTCTTTTAATTTGAAACTCAATGTCATAAGGCGCTCCATCTTTGATAAGCGCGAATAACGCTTCATGGAGCGAGGATCTGTATTCTGGTAACGGAATTTTCTCGATATAGTCACCGGCCCATTCCACCTGCTGACCCAAGCCATAAATTTTCCTTGCTCCAATAGATGCGGTGATTTTTTTCGTTGAGAGATCGAGCTCCCAATTACCAACTCCAGCTACAAGTTCCGCTCGTCTCAAACGAGACTCGTTGTCGCGAAGTTCTTCCTCCAGCCGCTTAGATTCGGTTATGTCCTCGATCATATACAAATAGTAGAGTTCCTTATCGTGGTCATCACGAATTAAGGTTGCTGTCAGATTAACCCAGACTACTTCGCCATTCCTTTTTACGTAACGTTTCTTGAG
This portion of the Desulfomonilaceae bacterium genome encodes:
- a CDS encoding PAS domain S-box protein — its product is MQDHEKPQDQLIDELNKLRRRVAELETAEPRALGIEKNSKQSEENTHLNVSHVISSDHPIETVELANVLNIPQIQSLMDDFHKLTNIGIAILDLTFNILVATGWQDICAKFHHFHPDTLRNCIESALYLTENVKEGEYLIYKCKNNMWDMITPIVIGGRRVGNLYLGQFFFEDEVLDLELFAAQAQRYGFDKNEYLAALNMAPRWSKEKVHTAMTFYSKFASILGEQGYNNLKLTNTMIESKMLAETLHESDERFHILFETANDTIFLMDSEKFIECNAKALQMFGCLEEQDIVGHTFVEFSPDKQPDGRDSVDKALEYINAALSFGPQTFFWKHCRKDGSPFDAEVSLNALTLNGKVHVQAIVRDITKRKQAEEALRESEQKFRAVFQNGHVVMLIIDPNTGAIVDASPAASSFYGYSLEDLKKKRIFDLNVAERDVIVKKMQETKSGPLVYHDFRHRLASGELRDVQVCSGPIVVNGKPLLFSVIHDVSERKRAERALAESEKRFRMVFEQGPIGIAMLGLDYRWIAINATFSEIVGYSKDELTKHTDIDITHPGDIDGDVGYAEKLKIGAIPSCKLKKRYVKRNGEVVWVNLTATLIRDDHDKELYYLYMIEDITESKRLEEELRDNESRLRRAELVAGVGNWELDLSTKKITASIGARKIYGLGQQVEWAGDYIEKIPLPEYRSSLHEALFALIKDGAPYDIEFQIKRANDDQVIDIHSIAHYDPEKNLVFGIIHDVTNLKRAEESHRLLFAAIEQAADGFIITDAHAAIQYVNPALEILSGYSRNELLGRTPSIFRSDFHYANIAIESGKVWSGRLISKRKDGTEYHEDVSVSPVYNKTGKLKNFVAVTHDVTKQLELQKELLQAQKMEAMGTLAGGFAHDFNNKLQVIGGYVDLVLLNKDVPQNIKSDMEKIKQSVQSGAELIKGMMMFSRKTLSNTEAIDLNRLVKQVHSILARSIAKMIQIDLSLADDLWAINGVPNQIDQLLMNLAINARDAMPDGGTLTVKTQNVVLDDQYCRAYPNTKPGRYAQISVSDTGTGMDKKMINRIFEPFFTTKPPGKGTGLGLSVVRGIVEQHGGRIVCDSQPTVGTTFRIYFPMSGELPQEQHSEKREPRRGRGETILLIDDESNLLELTSRFLKRANYKLITASNARNALELYEKHREEIRLIVLDLIMPGMSGKQCLEALRNMNPNVKVIIASGQPEEAIAEDLKQAGTSNFIKKPFDMARLLDQIRKILDEC
- a CDS encoding catalase; this encodes MSDKKKILTTAFGIPVGDDQNSMTAGKRGPVLIQDMHLIEKLAHFDRERIPERVVHAKGAGAHGYFEVTGDVTKFTKARFLSQIGKKTEVLARFSTVGGEKGSADAERDPRGFALKFYTEDGNFDMVGNNTPVFFIRDPLKFSDFIHTQKRNPATNLKDPNMFWDFLSLTPESIHQVTILFSDRGVPATFRNMNGYSSHTFKWYNEKGKYFWVKLHFKTDQGIKNLTRLEAEKVRASDPDHATRDLFEAIKAGNYPSWTLEVQIMTPEQGKDYRFDIFDVTKVWPHSDVPPITVGKLVLNQNPLNYFAEVEQSAFGPGNLVPGVAASPDKMLQARLFSYHDTHVHRLGPNYHLIPVNASKYAPEKNYQRDGFMRTDTNGGDGPNYWPNSFGGPAPDSSFLEPNYEVEGLAGHHPYQHPNDDFVQAGNLYRNVMKDQDRENIVGNIVAHLGGALKRLQLRQTALFFKADPDYGRRVAKGLGLDEKEVERLALMTHEERAAATAN